In Candidatus Nanoarchaeia archaeon, a genomic segment contains:
- a CDS encoding HemK2/MTQ2 family protein methyltransferase: MYEPAEDSYLLQKYVRMLAKGSVLDVGTGSGIQAETAAEKGCRVVAVDSDVSAIKKLKNTFNEKKSRNKHSVKNNSLKNNGKPMRNIAFIESNLFSNIRNKFDTIIFNPPYLPSDQKNPDPALDGGKKGYEVLETFLSQASHYLKSDGIILIVFSSLSNKGKVDEIIKANLLDVTELDAKKIAFETLYCYKIEKSPLLKELEAKGLRNINFLAKGHRSIVYEATQNKKNVAIKVAKQDPNIANRIAIESSFLKILNKHSIGPKLINSTSNYDTMQFIEGTPLGKIKNPSKEILSGILDQCYTLDKLKIGKEEFTRPTKHVIVRNSKPVLIDFERCHYTEHPKNVTQFCQYLSRKLHNKEFLKAAQRFKSTYTKEAYAAIRTLLE; encoded by the coding sequence ATGTATGAGCCAGCTGAAGACTCCTATCTCCTGCAGAAGTATGTCAGGATGCTTGCAAAGGGAAGCGTCCTTGATGTCGGAACAGGCTCGGGCATTCAGGCAGAGACAGCAGCAGAGAAAGGGTGCAGGGTTGTTGCAGTGGATAGTGACGTCTCAGCTATAAAAAAATTAAAAAATACCTTCAATGAAAAAAAATCAAGAAATAAGCACAGCGTAAAAAATAATAGTTTAAAAAACAACGGCAAGCCTATGAGAAACATCGCCTTCATTGAAAGCAATCTTTTCTCCAATATAAGAAATAAGTTCGACACCATCATCTTCAATCCTCCGTATCTTCCTTCAGACCAAAAAAACCCGGATCCAGCTTTAGACGGAGGCAAGAAAGGATATGAAGTCCTGGAAACATTCCTCAGCCAGGCATCTCACTATCTTAAATCCGACGGAATCATCTTAATCGTCTTCTCTTCATTATCCAACAAGGGGAAAGTTGATGAGATCATTAAAGCTAATCTATTAGACGTAACAGAGCTGGATGCAAAAAAGATCGCATTTGAAACTCTCTATTGCTACAAGATAGAAAAGAGCCCTCTGCTGAAGGAATTGGAAGCGAAAGGCCTCAGAAACATTAACTTCCTTGCAAAAGGGCATCGCTCAATCGTCTACGAAGCAACACAAAACAAGAAAAACGTAGCGATCAAGGTTGCAAAACAAGATCCAAACATAGCAAACCGCATTGCAATTGAGTCAAGCTTCCTGAAGATACTAAACAAACACAGCATTGGCCCGAAACTAATCAATTCAACCTCCAATTATGATACCATGCAATTTATTGAAGGCACCCCTCTGGGAAAAATAAAAAACCCGTCAAAAGAAATCCTGTCAGGAATATTGGATCAATGCTATACTTTAGATAAGCTAAAGATAGGCAAAGAAGAGTTCACTCGCCCAACAAAGCACGTGATAGTGAGAAACAGTAAGCCCGTCCTCATCGACTTTGAGCGCTGCCATTATACAGAACACCCAAAGAATGTGACGCAGTTCTGCCAGTACCTCAGCAGAAAACTGCATAATAAAGAGTTTCTCAAAGCAGCGCAGCGATTTAAGAGTACATACACAAAGGAAGCCTATGCAGCCATCAGAACTCTGCTGGAATAA
- a CDS encoding radical SAM protein, whose protein sequence is MVTTILDCYTDEPSGLGVPPYLGTYPRYLYGYLDGKAEYLTIDDLRYHAMLQNVALPDTDIRKHNRKLNRLDLQSKNKELKTDIRIKNLTKQPNEIQGIIQKTDELIVVGGVHTPGTYLSALPGTLFEINTLSRLFDAEKILTGPAVYGTRLEGGKSFEAMPLEGFRLKHFTFPYSELDELFIKGASIVHHIPDLRIVELETSRGCTRWKGCAFCTEPIKNRYEHRGKESIINEAKELYRNGVRYFRLGKQSSLYSHPGIIEILRTIRKECPNLEVLHIDNVDPLHVLSRRGEEITKAVATYCTSGNIAAFGVESFDKTVIKENNLIVPPEAILKAVRIINKWGAHRGPSGLPTYLPGINLLFGLKGETKSTHEENMKFLKQILAENLMFRRLNIRQVALFEGTPLYQDPDARKSLRKNKKHYWKWRNQIRNEVDAPMLNQVVPKGTVLRKVRMEVYDGNTTFGRQIGTYPLVVGVPQRLQLGSFYDISITDHMLRSVVGKVHGAL, encoded by the coding sequence ATGGTCACCACAATCCTTGACTGCTACACAGACGAGCCTTCCGGCTTAGGCGTGCCTCCGTATCTGGGGACATATCCACGGTATCTCTATGGCTACCTCGACGGCAAGGCAGAATACCTCACGATAGACGACCTGAGATACCACGCAATGCTCCAGAACGTCGCTTTGCCAGATACCGACATCCGAAAGCATAACAGAAAGCTCAACCGGCTGGACCTCCAGTCCAAAAACAAGGAGCTCAAAACCGATATCAGAATCAAGAACCTCACGAAGCAGCCAAACGAAATCCAGGGCATCATCCAAAAAACCGACGAGCTTATTGTTGTGGGCGGAGTTCATACTCCAGGAACCTACCTGAGCGCCCTCCCAGGAACCCTGTTTGAAATCAACACCCTCTCAAGGCTTTTTGATGCAGAAAAGATTCTGACAGGTCCCGCTGTTTATGGAACTAGGCTTGAAGGAGGAAAATCCTTTGAAGCCATGCCTCTTGAAGGCTTCAGGCTTAAGCACTTCACGTTCCCTTATTCCGAGCTGGACGAGCTTTTCATAAAAGGGGCTTCAATCGTCCATCATATCCCCGACCTCCGTATTGTTGAGCTTGAAACCAGCAGGGGGTGCACCCGCTGGAAGGGGTGTGCGTTCTGCACCGAGCCGATAAAAAACAGGTATGAGCACAGAGGCAAGGAATCCATTATCAATGAGGCAAAAGAGCTTTACAGAAACGGTGTCCGGTACTTCCGGCTTGGAAAGCAAAGCAGCCTGTATTCGCATCCCGGCATTATCGAAATCCTCAGGACGATTCGGAAGGAATGCCCAAATCTTGAAGTCCTGCACATTGACAATGTAGACCCGCTGCATGTGCTCAGCAGGCGTGGCGAGGAGATTACAAAAGCAGTCGCAACCTACTGCACATCTGGCAACATCGCTGCCTTTGGTGTTGAATCCTTCGACAAGACCGTCATTAAGGAGAATAACCTGATCGTGCCGCCCGAAGCGATCCTGAAAGCCGTTCGCATCATAAACAAATGGGGGGCGCATCGCGGTCCCTCGGGCCTTCCAACCTATCTCCCTGGAATCAATCTTCTGTTCGGCCTGAAAGGCGAGACAAAATCAACCCACGAGGAAAACATGAAATTTCTGAAGCAGATCCTTGCAGAGAACTTAATGTTCCGCAGGCTGAACATCCGCCAGGTTGCCCTCTTTGAAGGGACTCCGTTGTACCAAGACCCCGATGCAAGAAAGTCGCTGAGAAAAAACAAGAAGCATTACTGGAAATGGAGAAACCAGATCAGGAATGAGGTGGACGCCCCTATGCTAAATCAGGTGGTTCCAAAAGGAACCGTGCTCAGGAAGGTCAGGATGGAAGTCTATGACGGCAACACGACGTTTGGCCGCCAGATCGGAACCTATCCTCTGGTAGTGGGGGTGCCGCAGCGCTTGCAGCTCGGGTCTTTTTATGACATTAGCATCACAGATCACATGCTTCGCAGTGTCGTTGGGAAGGTCCATGGGGCTCTTTGA
- a CDS encoding ribonuclease P, producing the protein MNTLKFHRKKAASKRQAKEQLIGCFQKAREAFHQNPSVSHRLVKKARRLAMKHKFKIPAPYNRQYCRNCISFLMPGSNVSIRTRKGHVVYFCRECRHIRRYPYKPRR; encoded by the coding sequence ATGAACACTCTCAAGTTCCACAGAAAAAAAGCAGCCTCAAAGAGGCAGGCAAAAGAGCAGCTTATTGGATGCTTCCAGAAAGCCAGGGAAGCATTCCATCAAAACCCTTCAGTATCCCATCGTCTTGTGAAGAAAGCAAGGCGCTTGGCAATGAAGCATAAGTTTAAGATTCCTGCCCCTTACAACCGCCAGTATTGCCGCAACTGCATCTCCTTTCTTATGCCGGGCTCCAATGTATCAATCCGCACAAGGAAAGGCCATGTCGTCTACTTCTGCAGGGAATGCAGGCATATACGCCGTTATCCATACAAACCCAGGCGATAA
- a CDS encoding helix-turn-helix domain-containing protein codes for MDIMELSKIGLKEKEAKVYVALLKEGSCLANQLARKTNVLRSSIYDYLEILLEKGFITYTIQSGKKYFQAIGPQKILDNFEEKKLAEEEALRKIVPELIKLQNISEKISKAEVFEGKEGMKSVMSYILKRDPKEILIYGSSGVSYKLLPFFMEHWHKQRIKQRIYLRIIYNNTPGAKLRIREGPTLKNAEVRFLSLKDASLTGTIIYNDVVVLTVWDMENPFAVSVENKKIAQTYKENFEILWKYSKK; via the coding sequence ATGGACATCATGGAACTCAGCAAAATCGGCCTAAAGGAGAAAGAAGCCAAAGTCTATGTAGCCCTGCTCAAGGAAGGCTCTTGCCTTGCAAACCAGCTCGCCAGGAAAACAAACGTACTGCGCTCCTCCATCTATGACTATCTGGAGATCCTGCTCGAGAAGGGCTTTATAACCTACACCATACAATCCGGAAAGAAGTACTTCCAAGCTATCGGCCCGCAGAAGATACTTGACAACTTCGAAGAGAAAAAGCTTGCCGAGGAAGAGGCGCTCCGGAAAATCGTCCCTGAGCTCATAAAACTCCAGAATATCTCCGAAAAGATATCCAAGGCGGAAGTCTTTGAGGGTAAAGAAGGGATGAAATCCGTAATGTCCTATATCTTGAAAAGAGATCCCAAAGAGATACTTATCTACGGCTCATCGGGCGTAAGCTACAAGCTGCTGCCTTTTTTCATGGAGCATTGGCACAAGCAGAGGATTAAGCAAAGGATATACCTCAGGATTATCTATAACAACACCCCCGGAGCCAAGCTAAGGATCAGGGAAGGGCCTACACTAAAAAACGCAGAAGTCAGATTTCTTTCCTTAAAAGATGCTTCGCTGACAGGAACAATAATCTATAACGATGTTGTGGTTTTAACAGTATGGGACATGGAAAACCCTTTTGCAGTATCTGTCGAAAACAAAAAAATCGCACAAACTTACAAGGAAAACTTTGAAATCCTCTGGAAATATTCAAAGAAATGA
- a CDS encoding fructose-bisphosphate aldolase, whose product MKPKLSRIFTSGKTLILAYDQGLEHGPTDFNDKNVDPQYIIDIAKKGKFNALAVQKGIAEKYPVGKVPLILKLNGKTRLVKGEPYSPILCTVNEAVKLGASAVGYTIYIGSAYEAKMFSDFEQIEREAHNKGLPVIVWMYPRGKSIKNELSRETLAYAARVSLELGADIVKMKYNGNPNDLRWIIKSAGKTKVVIAGGTQVEPSRFLKEVSDVMKSGAAGLAIGRNVWQHPTPLKMAQALKAIISQNKTPAQAIKFLQ is encoded by the coding sequence ATGAAACCCAAGCTGAGCAGGATATTTACTTCAGGAAAGACCTTGATCCTTGCCTATGACCAGGGCCTTGAGCATGGCCCGACAGATTTCAATGACAAGAATGTTGATCCCCAATACATCATCGATATCGCAAAGAAGGGAAAATTCAATGCTTTAGCAGTCCAAAAAGGCATTGCTGAAAAATATCCTGTTGGAAAAGTCCCGCTGATACTCAAGCTCAATGGAAAGACAAGGCTTGTCAAAGGAGAGCCATATTCCCCGATCTTATGCACGGTAAACGAAGCAGTCAAATTAGGGGCATCAGCAGTAGGCTACACCATCTATATCGGCTCTGCCTACGAAGCGAAGATGTTCTCTGATTTTGAGCAGATCGAGCGGGAAGCCCATAACAAAGGCCTTCCGGTCATCGTCTGGATGTACCCAAGAGGCAAGTCAATCAAGAATGAATTAAGCAGGGAAACATTGGCGTATGCAGCCCGCGTTTCCTTAGAGCTGGGAGCAGACATTGTTAAGATGAAATACAATGGCAACCCCAACGACTTAAGGTGGATCATCAAATCAGCAGGAAAGACAAAAGTTGTTATAGCAGGAGGAACCCAAGTAGAGCCTTCAAGATTCCTCAAAGAGGTCTCCGATGTCATGAAGTCAGGAGCAGCAGGCCTCGCTATCGGCAGAAATGTCTGGCAGCATCCAACTCCCTTGAAGATGGCACAGGCATTGAAGGCGATCATATCCCAGAACAAGACTCCTGCTCAGGCCATAAAATTCTTACAATAA
- a CDS encoding carbohydrate kinase family protein, whose translation MKDVVCFGSALIDAFVDPGTQAYSSANEIRIPFGEKLLVKNITFAVGGGGTNAAVSLGRIGCRAGFVGKVGRGYNSQRVISMLKNEGVDISCICRKNCRTGYSLILDFKKKDRIILTFRGGNDTISYADLRPSKLKAKWFYLSSMVGKSFACLEQLSSHAKLQGSDVLFNPSSYLARRGKAFLGNILAASSILVMNKEEAGLLVGNGQLPRQLQKLYQLCRGIAIITDGRKGAYVYDGEEFFTGIPRKNNAVETTGAGDAFASTFLGVLIKKEDVEFAIRAGMANAGSVVEHIGAKEGLLHWRTLLDRIDAERAHIIKKRLAPI comes from the coding sequence ATGAAAGATGTTGTTTGCTTTGGTTCTGCGCTCATCGATGCATTTGTGGACCCGGGAACTCAAGCCTATTCATCGGCCAACGAAATTCGGATTCCTTTCGGAGAAAAGCTGCTTGTGAAAAACATCACTTTTGCCGTTGGAGGCGGGGGGACAAACGCGGCAGTCTCGCTCGGCCGCATCGGCTGCAGGGCAGGCTTTGTGGGCAAGGTAGGCAGGGGGTATAATTCTCAGCGCGTCATCAGCATGCTCAAGAACGAGGGCGTTGACATATCGTGTATTTGCAGGAAAAACTGCAGGACTGGCTATAGCCTCATTCTTGATTTTAAAAAAAAAGACAGGATTATCCTGACCTTCCGTGGAGGCAATGATACGATCTCCTATGCTGATCTCAGGCCATCGAAGCTGAAGGCAAAGTGGTTCTATCTGAGCTCAATGGTCGGGAAATCCTTTGCGTGCCTCGAACAGCTCAGCTCCCACGCAAAGCTCCAGGGAAGCGATGTCCTCTTCAACCCGAGTTCCTACCTTGCAAGGAGAGGAAAAGCGTTTCTGGGCAATATCCTTGCCGCGTCTTCGATACTGGTGATGAACAAAGAAGAGGCAGGGCTGCTCGTCGGAAATGGGCAGCTGCCGCGGCAGCTCCAAAAACTCTACCAGCTGTGCAGGGGAATCGCAATTATCACCGATGGAAGAAAAGGAGCCTATGTATACGACGGAGAGGAGTTCTTCACCGGCATTCCAAGAAAGAATAATGCAGTTGAAACAACCGGGGCAGGAGATGCCTTTGCCTCAACCTTCCTCGGCGTCCTCATAAAGAAAGAAGACGTCGAATTCGCGATTCGGGCTGGCATGGCAAATGCGGGATCGGTCGTGGAGCACATCGGCGCAAAGGAAGGCTTGCTTCACTGGAGGACTCTCCTTGACCGAATCGATGCTGAGCGTGCGCACATCATCAAAAAGAGGCTTGCTCCAATATGA
- a CDS encoding MBL fold metallo-hydrolase: MDRIVFLGTGSQSVVRAKVARLTGGIVVKTGDNQLVIDPGPGCLQAAQLAGINIRETTALLVSHCHIGHCNDVNAVIDAMTYSGLDRQGVLICSAALVQGAEDIKPYVTEFHMNCVEKVLVLRPEQRVGVNDIEVQALATRHHDSHALGFKIMTDSYTLSYTGDTAFFSGMDQMYKGSDVMILNVVSPKGVQSRGNLNAEDAVNIINKVNPKLAILTHFGAKMLEADPIYEAREIQKQTNSQIIAAKDGMSIAPASYSALMKQKRLGGF; the protein is encoded by the coding sequence ATGGATAGAATCGTTTTTCTGGGAACTGGAAGCCAGTCTGTTGTTCGGGCAAAGGTTGCTCGGCTCACTGGAGGGATTGTAGTGAAAACCGGTGATAACCAGCTTGTCATCGATCCTGGTCCAGGATGCCTGCAGGCTGCGCAATTAGCCGGAATCAATATCCGTGAGACTACAGCATTGCTTGTTTCGCACTGCCACATTGGGCATTGCAATGATGTCAATGCGGTTATCGATGCGATGACATACTCCGGATTGGACCGACAGGGAGTTCTCATCTGCAGTGCAGCACTTGTGCAAGGAGCTGAAGATATCAAACCGTATGTCACAGAGTTCCACATGAATTGCGTGGAGAAGGTGCTTGTGCTGAGGCCTGAGCAGCGTGTCGGAGTAAATGATATTGAAGTCCAGGCTTTGGCAACGCGGCATCATGATAGCCATGCGCTCGGGTTTAAGATCATGACTGATTCTTACACATTGTCGTACACAGGAGATACGGCCTTTTTCAGCGGAATGGACCAGATGTATAAGGGTTCTGATGTGATGATCCTGAATGTTGTAAGCCCTAAGGGAGTCCAGTCCAGGGGCAATTTGAACGCAGAGGATGCAGTGAATATTATTAATAAAGTAAATCCAAAGCTGGCGATTCTCACCCATTTTGGAGCAAAGATGCTTGAGGCAGATCCGATCTATGAAGCGCGGGAGATCCAGAAACAGACAAATAGCCAGATTATAGCTGCAAAGGATGGAATGTCCATCGCACCTGCATCTTATTCCGCACTTATGAAGCAGAAGAGGCTTGGGGGCTTTTAG
- a CDS encoding HAD family phosphatase has product MIKAIIFDFGGVMEPDYDPKMYTALAKHLNVSLSAFRAANTSVYHQFEKGKLNEYGYWGRLLKKLKIKEDPKRFTGLWAKAYGHPKGWASSYSLVRKLKRNYQVALLSNVTLPIASLNSRRYALFNPVILSCKAHFRKPDLSIFSYCLRKIGCLARESIFIDNLAINVRGARKAGIDSIQFRGIFQLKKELKKRHISV; this is encoded by the coding sequence ATGATCAAGGCAATTATCTTTGACTTCGGCGGGGTAATGGAGCCGGATTATGACCCGAAGATGTATACAGCCCTGGCAAAGCATCTGAATGTGTCCCTCTCAGCCTTCAGAGCTGCGAATACTTCGGTATACCATCAATTTGAAAAGGGAAAACTCAATGAGTATGGATATTGGGGGAGACTCTTAAAAAAATTAAAGATAAAGGAGGATCCCAAGCGCTTTACCGGCTTATGGGCCAAAGCATATGGTCATCCAAAAGGGTGGGCATCATCATACTCTCTTGTCAGGAAGCTGAAAAGGAATTACCAAGTAGCCCTCCTTTCAAACGTCACACTGCCGATTGCCAGCCTGAACAGCAGGAGATATGCTTTATTCAACCCTGTGATTCTTTCCTGCAAGGCTCACTTCCGAAAGCCTGATCTGAGTATCTTTTCTTACTGCCTCAGAAAGATAGGATGCCTGGCAAGAGAGTCCATCTTTATCGATAACTTGGCCATAAACGTACGTGGTGCCAGAAAAGCAGGCATCGATTCGATCCAGTTCAGGGGCATTTTTCAGCTGAAGAAAGAATTAAAGAAAAGGCATATCTCTGTCTAA